One window of Triticum dicoccoides isolate Atlit2015 ecotype Zavitan chromosome 5A, WEW_v2.0, whole genome shotgun sequence genomic DNA carries:
- the LOC119303366 gene encoding uncharacterized protein LOC119303366 — MAAVLRGARAGRGGPGRAQGRQRGAAVQQAPAQAAAPVLNPNPNPQQVDQHLALFWTTVMENLKDQDREGIKFYEFLQKSALVDPMELMKFGISDGLAAQRPEEVIKLRSVTDVFNNMMPIRQRYLYKYIHGERGSGEITKMEKRLRKGVELSDQKIQDIRDGNAFCPQRPKLFDNYPRPLKN, encoded by the exons ATGGCCGCCGTTCTCCGCGGTGCTCGCGCTGGCCGTGGCGGCCCTGGCCGCGCTCAGGGGAGGCAGAGGGGCGCCGCCGTGCAGCAGGCCCCGGCCCAGGCAGCAGCCCCCGTCCtcaaccccaaccccaacccccaaCAG GTAGATCAGCATTTAGCACTTTTTTGGACAACGGTGATGGAGAACCTGAAAGATCAGGATCGGGAAGGCATCAAATTTTATGAATTCCTTCAAAAGTCCGCGTTAGTTGATCCCATG GAGTTGATGAAGTTCGGTATTTCGGATGGTCTCGCTGCCCAGCGACCAGAGGAGGTTATCAAGCTCAGAAGCGTGACTGATGTGTTCAATAACATGATGCCAATCAGGCAAAG GTACCTCTATAAATACATACATGGTGAGCGGGGTAGTGGAGAGATTACTAAGATGGAGAAACGTTTGAGGAAGGGAGTAGAACTATCTGATCAGAAAATACAGGATATCAGGGATGGGAACGCATTCTGCCCTCAACGGCCCAAGCTCTTCGACAACTACCCGAGGCCCCTTAAGAACTAA